In Oceaniferula flava, one genomic interval encodes:
- a CDS encoding transglutaminase-like domain-containing protein — protein sequence MFHCLIAGVLAFNSGLSASDDVLTPAELETIDRLPKVAGGLNVGYEIDRRATKRVDTTLFYMVMAPELQASHWEFIAPWPPDLPSQQVHYVRSSPKADRGSELSALRRKILVINLKAGKHTQNTAGVKIYYGAQLYARSLRVDKSKIAKADVTLSDLQRKLFLRPSPLGDYTSEEFQDWIHKNGFVRKSDEGEIDLARRVFQGLASKFRYQADSKLDRSLIAVCRSGKSDCGGLSNLFVATLRAQGIPARSLVGRWAKSAVKGEKVGGVPYFQSHVKAEFFAQGVGWIPVDLASAVLDGETPDKLIFFGRDPGDFITMHVDPRLRVVSEYFGMNDLTWLQDVTFWVRGEGALTGHVSTGTWQVK from the coding sequence GTGTTTCATTGCCTCATCGCTGGAGTTTTAGCCTTTAACTCTGGCTTGTCAGCGAGCGACGATGTCCTGACTCCCGCAGAACTCGAGACCATTGATCGACTGCCAAAGGTCGCTGGTGGCCTGAATGTAGGTTATGAGATTGACCGCAGAGCTACAAAGCGTGTGGATACGACGCTTTTTTACATGGTGATGGCACCGGAACTTCAGGCAAGTCACTGGGAGTTCATCGCCCCTTGGCCTCCAGACCTTCCCAGTCAGCAAGTCCACTACGTGCGCAGTTCTCCCAAGGCAGATCGAGGCTCTGAACTGAGTGCTCTTCGAAGAAAGATTCTCGTCATCAATCTAAAGGCGGGCAAACACACCCAAAACACGGCAGGTGTGAAAATTTACTATGGGGCCCAACTGTATGCGCGCAGTTTACGGGTTGATAAAAGCAAGATTGCGAAAGCTGATGTTACTCTGAGTGATCTGCAACGCAAGCTGTTCCTTAGACCCAGTCCACTTGGCGATTATACGTCAGAAGAGTTCCAAGATTGGATTCATAAAAACGGTTTTGTTAGGAAGTCGGATGAAGGCGAAATCGACCTGGCACGGCGCGTTTTCCAAGGGCTTGCTAGCAAGTTCCGCTACCAAGCCGACAGTAAGTTGGATCGAAGCCTGATAGCAGTCTGTCGATCTGGAAAGTCTGACTGTGGAGGCCTTTCCAATCTCTTTGTCGCCACATTGCGTGCGCAGGGCATCCCTGCGCGGAGTCTGGTCGGTCGATGGGCAAAGTCCGCGGTGAAGGGTGAAAAAGTGGGAGGTGTGCCGTATTTCCAATCACACGTAAAAGCAGAGTTCTTTGCTCAAGGTGTAGGGTGGATTCCAGTCGATCTTGCCTCAGCAGTCCTTGACGGCGAAACACCGGACAAGCTGATATTTTTTGGTCGAGACCCCGGTGATTTCATCACCATGCATGTGGATCCTAGGCTCCGTGTTGTTAGTGAGTATTTTGGGATGAACGACTTAACTTGGCTACAGGATGTGACCTTCTGGGTGCGAGGTGAGGGGGCGTTGACAGGACATGTTAGCACAGGAACTTGGCAAGTGAAGTAA
- a CDS encoding pentapeptide repeat-containing protein, with the protein MRWLSSLILWLLLQASAPLHAAIPRADIVAYVTAERAAERVPDITGHFGNDLWGSDFSKLNLAGVDFSHADLGDCKFHDSDLRKSTFSSAHLYLAEFFDTDLRGADFIGCSLDRCHFDRADLRESLGFGLDFVMGVTAKGANLSGLSFARCDLASTDFSGADLSRCDFTLANGVGAKFTGANWSGVMAKEFFVLGARGLTQADLDTLDQAGAIASATSMQAAVDRGVSFVGRKLDGAQLNDLNLEGVDFSDCDLRGANFTNSKLKHAQFVRSELAFAQFHHASMQQANFTEAHAHGVNFSHADLTAAEFRHANVSYAHFKGSQLTGARFVRAKVERSNFESAVGSPTPPLAKLQEKSGYAVHQLRIQLLDAVLAIAPLLGLLAFIIMIIAAVAMWKNPALHPWTKFLILISFVNLLAAPLLAVAVMSSAAIAVSLLAFLGTGSIVCTVGILLGISRLAQGQKKPEWPSIIFFAASPFPGIGIGAVLLNALASV; encoded by the coding sequence ATGCGCTGGCTCTCTTCCCTCATTCTATGGCTCCTACTGCAGGCGAGCGCTCCCCTCCACGCGGCCATTCCACGGGCAGACATCGTTGCTTACGTCACTGCTGAGAGGGCAGCGGAGCGCGTGCCGGACATCACCGGACATTTTGGCAACGACCTCTGGGGCAGCGATTTTTCCAAACTCAATCTGGCTGGCGTGGATTTCAGCCATGCTGATTTGGGCGACTGCAAGTTCCACGATAGTGACCTGAGAAAAAGCACTTTTAGCTCCGCGCATCTCTATCTTGCCGAGTTCTTCGATACCGACTTGAGGGGCGCTGACTTTATAGGATGTAGCTTAGACCGTTGCCATTTTGACCGAGCCGATCTCCGAGAGAGTCTTGGGTTTGGACTCGATTTTGTGATGGGAGTGACGGCCAAAGGAGCCAACTTATCCGGCCTCAGCTTCGCACGATGCGATCTCGCCTCCACCGACTTCTCGGGCGCCGATCTCAGTCGCTGTGACTTCACCTTGGCCAATGGCGTTGGTGCCAAGTTCACCGGAGCGAATTGGTCGGGTGTCATGGCGAAGGAATTCTTCGTGCTTGGTGCCCGCGGGCTGACGCAGGCGGATTTGGACACGCTGGATCAAGCGGGTGCGATCGCCTCCGCAACCTCGATGCAGGCAGCGGTCGACCGAGGTGTCAGCTTCGTGGGGAGAAAACTCGACGGGGCGCAGCTGAATGACCTCAACCTCGAGGGGGTGGATTTCTCAGATTGCGACCTTCGAGGCGCCAATTTCACCAACTCCAAGCTCAAGCATGCGCAATTCGTTCGCAGCGAGCTTGCCTTTGCCCAGTTCCATCATGCCTCGATGCAGCAGGCCAATTTCACCGAGGCTCATGCCCATGGGGTCAATTTCAGCCACGCCGACCTGACGGCGGCCGAGTTCAGGCACGCCAACGTTTCCTACGCGCACTTTAAGGGCTCCCAGCTCACTGGAGCACGGTTTGTTAGGGCGAAGGTCGAGCGCAGTAACTTTGAATCCGCCGTCGGCAGCCCCACTCCCCCGCTCGCCAAGCTGCAAGAGAAGTCCGGATATGCAGTCCATCAGCTCCGAATCCAACTACTGGACGCCGTCCTCGCTATAGCGCCGCTGCTCGGGCTGCTGGCGTTCATCATCATGATCATCGCAGCGGTCGCGATGTGGAAAAACCCCGCCCTACACCCGTGGACCAAATTCTTAATCCTGATAAGCTTTGTGAACCTGCTGGCAGCTCCCTTGCTTGCGGTCGCCGTCATGAGCAGCGCGGCAATTGCCGTCAGCCTGCTGGCCTTTCTGGGCACCGGCAGCATCGTCTGCACGGTGGGCATCCTCCTCGGCATCAGTCGCCTTGCTCAGGGGCAGAAAAAACCTGAGTGGCCGAGCATCATCTTTTTTGCCGCATCGCCATTTCCAGGCATCGGCATCGGCGCCGTTCTCCTGAATGCCCTGGCCTCGGTCTGA
- the rpmA gene encoding 50S ribosomal protein L27, giving the protein MAHKKGQGSVKNGRDSRSKRLGVKKFGGEVVVAGNIIIRQRGTKWHPGNNVYISKDHTIHAKADGNVYFDKNGRRVNVKLAEAS; this is encoded by the coding sequence ATGGCTCATAAGAAAGGACAGGGTTCCGTCAAGAACGGTCGCGATTCACGCAGCAAGCGCCTCGGCGTTAAGAAATTCGGTGGTGAAGTTGTCGTAGCCGGCAACATCATCATCCGCCAGCGTGGCACCAAGTGGCACCCCGGTAACAACGTTTACATCAGCAAGGATCACACCATCCACGCTAAAGCCGACGGCAACGTTTACTTCGACAAGAACGGTCGCCGCGTCAACGTGAAGCTTGCAGAAGCTAGCTAA
- a CDS encoding VIT domain-containing protein, translating to MKSLSLFFFLALLLASAQAATPKMWVKTGGNRIPLRIDTIKADVTITGSIAETVLTLRFRNETNRMQEGEFVMPLPEGSTVSQYALEVNGALRDGVAVEKKQARHAYETIKRQMIDPGIVEREAGNIYRTKVFPIPAKGTKLVRIAYIEHLTEHQGKLHYSLPTDYPGLINDFRCTIQHNGEASIKAPGLSFKATARNSSQASATNQILPKTIAVTCPQNAGSRAWLERHGNRSYFLINTAKPADIKERKRIAPKHINLIWDASESRSYQPLKQQLEILDRYFKKIPNTRVTLQILRNTLQDGGTYQIKESDWKRLRTTLENILYDGATHYPSVAQLQKEADLTLLFTDGDFAQNLTLNTQQNSFIFHSSNVSNINPVARNGLVETINWQNLPIEKVIHQMTHTQFKMQPLKLPSLTVIAKQVNDRQILLGRCDGEPTDFTVSYRNANRETIRQNVSTSTNRLDGTSLIKRFWAQEQLGVLERSSGDQKRIIAHCREHGLVSDHTSLIVLERFRDYVRFNIPPPEPEIKARWKIARKKFNTKTPSPEEHNDRINAQWYARLSWYQKTYSWFSESMMACAQQTSIWMNAVDQVFAKSDLDLQTYAVIETWQRKTKALAAADQELKSGKGYDDWNKQQIQLMKDWDKFSKLQPKRKPGQPLAISVRGLVLNPDTYRSDEPLTLKQSLDLAGGPSYLGSLQYVSLYRNAGVLTYNLLSEQYRDVTLKPGDMIVVEPEPYDSSGDVDPFFAGDDSPKVDPRKAPAVTQKQPRYTTLGGGAGADPFGGGKSTASDADDMAIKITRPVAAELNTEAMKRFEQSLQSREDAQRAYAALKEKQEYTRSFYIDAARILAKHGHTDLAEQVLSNIMENRSSSDSMDRAFAYWLGDIGLLKPALAKLMELRKSDPSNAINQLDVIRYRHQLEPTWDAATAYHDLTFLTSTRATQEPRILALTERNAYSSATQKKTYQKHTQNLSTDLRCVIYCADPSVKFSTTTDEPDSNRTTRWSDSRQGGKISVYPGMHEYMLKRAMPGTYTIKCNARQPVTVQVALYSHWGKPEQSCQWSTILLGREDTTAAEYTLEFKR from the coding sequence ATGAAATCTCTCAGCCTTTTCTTTTTCCTAGCTCTGCTACTCGCATCCGCCCAAGCAGCCACGCCGAAGATGTGGGTGAAAACCGGGGGAAATCGGATACCGCTACGCATCGACACCATCAAGGCGGATGTCACCATCACCGGCAGCATTGCCGAGACTGTTCTAACACTTCGCTTCCGCAATGAAACAAACCGCATGCAGGAAGGCGAGTTTGTCATGCCGCTGCCAGAAGGATCGACCGTTTCCCAATATGCCCTCGAAGTAAACGGTGCACTGCGTGATGGCGTGGCGGTGGAGAAAAAGCAGGCACGGCACGCCTATGAGACGATCAAGCGGCAGATGATCGATCCGGGCATCGTCGAACGCGAGGCGGGAAACATCTACCGCACCAAGGTCTTCCCTATTCCAGCGAAGGGAACGAAGCTAGTAAGGATCGCTTACATCGAGCACCTAACAGAGCATCAAGGAAAGCTCCACTACAGCCTGCCCACCGATTACCCAGGTTTGATCAATGACTTCCGCTGCACCATCCAACACAATGGAGAAGCGAGCATCAAGGCGCCCGGCCTAAGTTTCAAAGCCACGGCACGAAATTCCTCGCAAGCCTCTGCGACGAACCAAATACTCCCCAAGACCATCGCCGTCACCTGTCCACAAAACGCTGGTTCAAGAGCGTGGTTAGAGAGGCACGGAAATCGTTCCTATTTTCTGATCAACACTGCCAAACCAGCGGATATCAAAGAGAGAAAACGTATCGCACCCAAACACATCAACCTCATCTGGGATGCGTCCGAATCCCGCAGCTACCAGCCGCTGAAACAGCAGTTGGAAATCCTCGACCGATACTTCAAAAAGATCCCCAACACCCGAGTCACCCTGCAAATTTTGCGCAACACCCTGCAAGACGGCGGAACGTATCAGATCAAGGAGTCAGATTGGAAAAGGCTCAGAACCACGCTGGAAAACATCCTCTACGATGGCGCCACTCACTACCCCTCGGTGGCCCAGCTCCAGAAAGAGGCGGACCTGACTCTGCTGTTCACCGATGGCGACTTCGCCCAGAACCTGACGCTCAACACCCAGCAGAACAGCTTCATTTTCCACTCATCGAACGTCTCAAACATCAACCCGGTGGCTCGCAATGGACTGGTGGAAACCATCAACTGGCAGAACTTACCGATCGAAAAAGTAATTCACCAGATGACCCATACGCAGTTCAAGATGCAGCCGCTGAAGCTGCCCAGTCTGACCGTGATCGCCAAGCAGGTGAACGATCGGCAAATCTTGTTAGGCCGCTGCGATGGTGAGCCAACCGACTTCACTGTCAGCTACCGGAATGCCAATCGAGAAACGATCCGCCAGAACGTATCAACCTCTACCAACAGACTCGATGGAACCTCACTGATCAAACGTTTCTGGGCGCAGGAACAGTTGGGGGTTCTGGAGAGAAGCTCAGGTGATCAGAAAAGAATCATCGCCCACTGCCGCGAACACGGGCTAGTCAGTGATCACACCTCGCTGATTGTGTTAGAACGATTCCGTGACTACGTGCGCTTCAATATCCCGCCGCCAGAACCGGAGATCAAAGCGCGCTGGAAAATCGCACGTAAAAAGTTCAATACTAAAACACCGAGCCCAGAGGAGCATAACGACCGCATCAATGCCCAGTGGTATGCTCGGCTCAGTTGGTATCAGAAGACCTACAGCTGGTTCAGCGAAAGTATGATGGCGTGTGCGCAGCAAACGTCGATCTGGATGAATGCCGTGGACCAGGTTTTTGCGAAATCCGACCTCGATCTCCAAACCTACGCGGTGATCGAAACATGGCAGCGGAAAACCAAAGCGCTCGCCGCCGCCGATCAAGAGCTCAAGTCAGGCAAGGGTTATGACGACTGGAATAAGCAGCAGATCCAGCTGATGAAGGACTGGGACAAGTTTTCCAAACTTCAGCCAAAACGGAAACCCGGCCAGCCACTCGCGATTTCCGTGCGCGGCCTAGTGCTCAACCCGGACACCTATCGTAGCGATGAGCCACTCACTCTGAAACAATCGCTCGATCTTGCCGGAGGTCCCAGCTACCTTGGTTCGCTGCAATACGTCAGCCTCTACCGCAATGCCGGGGTGCTGACTTACAATCTCCTGAGCGAGCAATACCGTGATGTTACCCTGAAACCAGGTGACATGATTGTGGTGGAGCCAGAACCCTATGATTCATCTGGAGATGTGGATCCCTTTTTCGCCGGTGATGACAGCCCTAAGGTCGACCCTCGTAAAGCCCCCGCCGTCACTCAGAAACAACCTCGATACACCACACTAGGCGGCGGAGCTGGTGCCGATCCATTTGGTGGAGGAAAATCGACAGCCAGTGATGCCGATGACATGGCGATCAAGATCACCCGCCCCGTAGCAGCCGAGCTCAACACCGAGGCGATGAAGCGCTTTGAGCAGTCGTTGCAAAGTCGTGAAGATGCACAGCGCGCCTATGCGGCTTTGAAAGAGAAGCAGGAATACACCCGCTCATTCTACATTGATGCCGCCCGCATTCTCGCCAAGCACGGCCACACAGATCTAGCCGAGCAAGTGCTTTCCAACATCATGGAAAACCGATCCAGCTCCGACAGCATGGACCGAGCCTTCGCTTACTGGCTTGGTGACATCGGCCTTCTCAAGCCGGCACTCGCAAAACTGATGGAATTGAGGAAATCCGACCCAAGCAATGCCATCAACCAGCTCGATGTCATCCGCTACCGGCACCAGCTGGAGCCAACATGGGACGCCGCCACGGCTTACCACGACCTCACTTTTCTCACCAGCACAAGGGCGACACAAGAACCTCGAATCCTGGCACTCACCGAGCGCAATGCCTACAGTTCAGCGACTCAAAAAAAGACCTATCAGAAACACACTCAAAACCTGAGCACGGACCTGCGCTGCGTGATCTACTGCGCCGACCCATCAGTGAAGTTTTCTACCACCACCGATGAACCGGACAGTAATAGAACAACGCGCTGGAGTGACTCCAGACAGGGTGGCAAGATTTCAGTTTACCCAGGCATGCATGAATACATGCTGAAACGTGCGATGCCGGGGACCTACACGATTAAGTGTAACGCGAGGCAGCCTGTGACAGTCCAGGTTGCGCTCTACAGCCACTGGGGAAAGCCTGAACAAAGCTGTCAGTGGAGCACTATTTTGTTAGGCCGTGAGGATACCACTGCTGCGGAATACACGCTGGAGTTCAAGCGTTAA
- a CDS encoding MYG1 family protein, whose product MNINSIITHPGGAHKDDFLACSLLVAEHNVPIYRKDPCEEELKDPSVAVVDVGHVHEPENSNFDHHQFPRDYPPTCALTLVLQHLGIYEDAKMFCDWLEPAEWFDTRGPKKTAEWLGVEREVISKMNSPIDITVLRRFAQAEKHQPGEVIYELMKMIGGDLLEYLRDVRTRLDTVGQHVQRWEIDSGDETFSALYFPRLDDPLDDASSGLARYILVNNLDQEIAAMVYPDSRGEGFGLARFNDHPKLDFTRIEEDADVHFAHNSGFLCKTSATEVPRLQEQLAGAWG is encoded by the coding sequence ATGAACATCAACTCCATCATCACCCACCCTGGAGGGGCGCATAAGGACGACTTTTTGGCGTGTAGTCTGTTAGTCGCTGAGCACAACGTGCCGATCTACCGCAAAGATCCCTGCGAGGAGGAGTTGAAAGACCCCAGCGTGGCCGTGGTGGACGTCGGGCATGTGCATGAGCCGGAGAATAGTAACTTCGATCACCACCAGTTCCCGCGCGACTATCCACCGACCTGTGCCCTCACCCTGGTGCTGCAGCATCTCGGGATTTACGAGGACGCCAAGATGTTCTGCGATTGGTTGGAGCCGGCCGAGTGGTTTGATACCCGCGGACCGAAAAAGACCGCCGAGTGGCTGGGCGTCGAGCGCGAGGTGATTTCCAAAATGAATTCACCCATCGATATCACCGTGCTGCGCCGTTTCGCCCAAGCGGAAAAACATCAACCTGGTGAAGTGATTTACGAGCTGATGAAAATGATCGGCGGTGATTTGTTAGAATACCTTCGCGATGTCAGAACGCGACTCGATACCGTCGGCCAGCATGTGCAGCGCTGGGAGATTGACTCCGGTGACGAGACCTTCAGTGCGCTTTATTTCCCACGATTGGACGACCCGCTCGACGATGCCTCCAGCGGCCTCGCGCGTTACATTCTGGTCAACAATCTGGATCAAGAAATTGCCGCCATGGTCTACCCGGACAGTCGCGGCGAGGGTTTTGGTCTGGCTCGTTTCAACGACCACCCGAAGCTGGATTTCACCCGCATCGAGGAAGATGCCGATGTGCATTTCGCGCACAACAGTGGCTTCCTTTGCAAAACCAGCGCCACCGAGGTGCCTCGACTGCAAGAGCAACTGGCCGGTGCTTGGGGATAA
- a CDS encoding GNAT family N-acetyltransferase, with protein sequence MSTFPNLLQLQLRDGTDVVARPLTPEDREGLAEGYRLLSPEARYQRFWVHSGEVISDSTLDRLLNNDGRNHAIWAVLDRSREYPGLGAASYWRSKTDPTDAEFSVTVLDSEHGRGIGTLLLAILWIQAYQQGIETLTGYVIPENQQAIDWMCDTGADGHWDGYQAIFRWRLGDVSHLPMTPAAGDLAQWLAELTPE encoded by the coding sequence GTGTCTACGTTTCCCAATCTACTCCAGCTGCAACTGCGCGATGGCACGGATGTGGTCGCACGCCCTCTCACTCCAGAGGACCGTGAGGGTCTTGCGGAAGGGTATCGTCTCCTGTCGCCCGAGGCACGCTATCAACGCTTCTGGGTGCACTCCGGTGAGGTCATCAGCGATAGCACGCTCGATCGTCTGCTGAACAACGACGGCAGAAACCACGCCATCTGGGCCGTGCTCGACCGCAGTCGCGAGTATCCCGGTTTGGGCGCAGCCAGCTACTGGAGATCGAAGACCGATCCCACGGACGCCGAGTTCTCGGTCACTGTGCTCGACTCCGAGCATGGTCGGGGCATTGGCACCCTGCTGCTCGCCATTCTTTGGATACAGGCTTACCAGCAAGGGATCGAAACTCTTACCGGCTATGTGATCCCGGAGAACCAGCAAGCGATCGATTGGATGTGTGACACCGGCGCCGATGGCCACTGGGACGGCTACCAAGCGATCTTCCGCTGGCGCCTCGGTGATGTTTCGCACTTACCCATGACGCCCGCCGCCGGAGACCTGGCGCAGTGGCTGGCCGAGCTGACGCCGGAGTAA
- a CDS encoding DUF6268 family outer membrane beta-barrel protein, with translation MSKYLLPCLVSLASLSIAQAQNSPGVSIDDFVLGHDDANAPSAKLQYGAAGEMDFDDIDDSFSHSRLLLEIPLGGLIPINDCNALSIGLRYEASWLETDTFLGDQSLHDARVNFTWMHHQAGSQWSFLASLSPGLSSDLDGVDGDDFSVNGKVGFRYEFNDRFALIAGMGIDNTTGDRSLFPAVGFQWRPLDDVHLALLGATFTATWQPHSDWLVRCGVWPGGGVWNVEHHGDSFDVSLRSYRAAVGVERRLGEKVWLSVWAGTTLANSLEIETDSGGDIFDEDAEASWFFNVGLRVAAW, from the coding sequence ATGTCTAAATACCTCCTTCCTTGTCTCGTCAGCCTCGCGTCCCTGAGCATCGCTCAGGCTCAAAACTCGCCAGGGGTGAGTATCGATGATTTTGTCCTCGGCCATGATGATGCCAATGCGCCGTCTGCCAAGCTGCAGTATGGTGCGGCGGGGGAAATGGATTTTGACGATATCGACGACAGTTTTTCACACAGTCGGCTGCTCTTGGAAATACCGCTCGGTGGACTCATTCCGATCAACGATTGCAATGCTCTGAGTATCGGGCTGCGCTATGAAGCTTCGTGGCTGGAAACGGATACTTTTCTGGGCGATCAAAGTCTACACGATGCCCGAGTGAACTTCACCTGGATGCACCATCAGGCAGGCAGTCAGTGGTCGTTTCTCGCTTCGTTGTCACCCGGACTTTCCAGCGATTTGGACGGTGTCGATGGTGATGATTTTTCCGTGAATGGCAAAGTGGGCTTCCGCTATGAGTTCAACGATCGCTTTGCCCTCATCGCCGGTATGGGGATCGATAACACCACGGGCGATCGCTCGCTCTTTCCTGCGGTGGGCTTTCAATGGCGACCTCTGGACGATGTTCATCTGGCGCTACTGGGGGCGACCTTCACGGCGACTTGGCAACCTCACTCTGACTGGCTGGTCCGCTGTGGTGTCTGGCCGGGTGGAGGAGTGTGGAATGTCGAACACCACGGCGATAGCTTTGACGTGTCGCTGCGGAGCTACCGGGCAGCAGTCGGGGTTGAACGTCGGCTTGGGGAGAAAGTTTGGCTCAGCGTCTGGGCGGGCACGACCTTGGCGAACAGCTTGGAAATCGAAACCGACTCAGGAGGCGACATTTTTGACGAAGATGCCGAAGCCAGCTGGTTCTTCAACGTGGGCCTGAGGGTGGCGGCTTGGTAG
- a CDS encoding glycogen synthase, with amino-acid sequence MSTQENLRSERELEKQMAAAANGEAVESDSKKPTILVVTPEITYLPEGMGNMAQRMHAKAGGMADVSASLVSALYDQGADVHVALPNYRRMFNMDVQAHHDREYSRVRENLGKERIHLAEDRVFYHRDQIYADENLRVSLAFQREVINHIIPQVRPDLIHCNDWMTGLIPAVAKRFDIPSLITLHNIHTEKVTMAEIEDRGIDAAEFWEHLFFERPPYSYEESRIHNPTDLLASGIFASDHVNTVSETFLYEVVEGRHDFVPDSIKNELANKHYAGCASGILNAPDVSYDPLTDDSLAFKYSAENVMEGKAANKRRLQEATGLNVNPNAPVLFWPSRLDPMQKGCQLFADILYQTVADYSDVDLQVAIIANGTFKTHFENIVKMHGLAGRVAVVDFDEDLSRLGYAGADFMIMPSRFEPCGLPQMVSPKYGTLSVAHDTGGIHDTVEHLHQDCSQGNGFRFQHYSPEGLRWGINEAIGFFKRSYEEKQHVLARIMRESATRFNHTTTAAAYINRYETMLGCKVGG; translated from the coding sequence ATGAGCACCCAAGAAAACCTTCGCAGCGAACGTGAGTTAGAAAAGCAGATGGCCGCTGCAGCCAATGGCGAAGCTGTCGAGTCCGACAGCAAGAAGCCGACGATTCTTGTGGTCACGCCGGAGATTACTTACTTGCCAGAAGGGATGGGGAATATGGCTCAGCGGATGCACGCCAAGGCCGGAGGGATGGCCGACGTTTCTGCATCACTGGTCAGTGCTCTCTATGACCAGGGGGCAGACGTGCACGTCGCTCTGCCGAACTATCGCCGGATGTTTAATATGGACGTCCAAGCTCACCACGACCGGGAATACAGTCGGGTGCGGGAGAACTTGGGAAAGGAGCGGATTCACTTGGCAGAGGACCGGGTGTTCTATCACCGGGATCAAATTTATGCCGATGAGAACTTGCGCGTCTCACTCGCATTCCAGCGTGAGGTGATCAATCACATCATCCCGCAGGTTCGGCCTGATTTGATCCACTGTAACGACTGGATGACGGGGCTAATCCCAGCCGTGGCCAAGCGTTTCGACATCCCCAGCCTGATCACCCTTCATAACATCCACACGGAAAAAGTCACCATGGCCGAGATCGAGGATCGCGGCATTGACGCCGCTGAGTTCTGGGAACATCTCTTTTTCGAACGCCCGCCATACTCCTACGAAGAATCACGCATCCATAACCCGACTGATCTGTTAGCTTCGGGGATCTTTGCCTCCGACCACGTCAACACCGTCAGTGAAACCTTCCTCTACGAAGTGGTGGAGGGGCGTCACGACTTTGTACCTGACTCGATCAAAAACGAGCTCGCGAACAAACACTACGCCGGCTGTGCGAGTGGCATCTTGAACGCCCCTGACGTTTCTTATGATCCTTTGACGGACGACTCGCTTGCGTTCAAATACAGCGCTGAAAACGTCATGGAGGGGAAGGCAGCGAACAAGCGTCGACTGCAGGAAGCCACCGGGCTAAACGTGAACCCGAACGCTCCCGTGCTGTTCTGGCCATCGCGACTCGATCCCATGCAAAAAGGATGCCAGCTGTTTGCTGATATCCTTTACCAAACGGTGGCCGACTACTCTGATGTCGATCTGCAAGTCGCCATCATCGCCAACGGAACTTTCAAGACGCATTTTGAAAACATCGTGAAGATGCACGGACTGGCTGGGCGCGTGGCGGTGGTTGATTTTGACGAGGACCTTTCACGTCTCGGTTACGCCGGAGCTGACTTCATGATCATGCCCTCACGCTTCGAACCCTGCGGACTGCCGCAGATGGTGAGTCCGAAATACGGCACACTCTCGGTGGCCCACGATACCGGTGGCATCCACGATACGGTGGAGCATTTGCACCAGGACTGCAGCCAGGGCAATGGCTTCCGCTTCCAGCACTACAGCCCGGAAGGTCTGCGCTGGGGCATCAACGAAGCGATTGGTTTCTTCAAACGGTCTTACGAGGAGAAGCAGCATGTGCTCGCACGCATCATGCGCGAATCCGCCACCCGCTTCAATCACACCACCACCGCGGCCGCCTACATCAATCGATACGAGACGATGTTAGGTTGCAAAGTAGGAGGCTAA
- the rplU gene encoding 50S ribosomal protein L21 gives MAYAVFKTGGKQYRVQEGDTLDVEKIDAEVGSEAKFEEVLLTNNGSDVTVGAPFVDGAVVTAKVVDQFRGKKGVAFKFKRRQGYHKTKGFRRHLTKLEITSIG, from the coding sequence ATGGCATACGCAGTTTTCAAAACAGGTGGTAAACAATACCGCGTTCAAGAAGGTGATACACTCGACGTTGAGAAGATCGACGCCGAAGTCGGATCCGAAGCAAAATTCGAGGAAGTCCTCCTTACCAACAACGGCAGCGACGTCACCGTCGGTGCTCCATTCGTAGACGGCGCCGTCGTCACCGCCAAGGTGGTTGACCAGTTCCGCGGTAAAAAGGGAGTTGCTTTCAAATTCAAGCGTCGCCAAGGCTACCACAAGACCAAGGGCTTCCGCCGTCACCTCACCAAGCTGGAAATCACCAGCATTGGCTAA